The Acidobacteriaceae bacterium nucleotide sequence CAAGTGCCACAGCATCTCCGTTCCATGGCAAAGACGTAAAGGAACTGGAGTTCGCCAATCGCGGCGTACAACTAACTGGACAACCGGACACGCACGTCACTATTGCCGAGATCATCCGTATGGCGAACGTGAAGGCCATAGCAGGTCAGGGTAAGTCGCAGGGAACGATGGGTGATCCGAACCTAAAGCTCTCCTTCCATAGCTACGGTGCGCAGTTCGTTGAGGTCACGTGGCAGCCTGAGATTGCTCGCCTGCGCGTATCGCGTGTTGTTACAGTCATCGATGCAGGACGCATGATCAACCCGCGGGCAGCCCGCAATCAGATCGAGGGCGCCGTTGTGATGGGAGTCGGAATGGCCATGCTCGAAGCGACCGAATACGACCAGCGTAGCGGTGCACCCATAAATAGCAGCCTGGCTGATTACATCGTCGCAACGAACGCCGATCATCCGCACATCGATGTTACGTTTCTCAACTATCCCGATTACAACCTTAACGCGATTGGCGCACGTGGAGTCGGAGAGATCGGCCTCGCGGGTATCGCAGCGGCCATTGCAAATGCAGTCCACCATGCTACAGGTACTCGTGTACGGAACTTGCCTATACGCATCGAAGATCTTCTTTAGAAGAAGCAACGATACGACCACATGCTGATGGATGCATGAAATAATCTGGTTTCACGAAGATAATGAAAGCGGCTTTGGTAATTAGGATTCTCCTAACTCCAGAGCCGCTTTCATTACGCTGAGTGAAAAGACCAATGGACCGTCCGGCTTCGCGCCACCATTACAGTTCGCCCCCTTCGTCTCGCATCTCTTAGTGAAGATCAGCGAATGCTTGCAGCACGGCATTATTCGTTAGAGTTGTTCAGCTTTGATTCAACAGGTTGTACGGCTTCCCGTTGACCACAACATTCTTCAGTACCACGTGCGTCTCACTCTGAATCGTAAGCTTGGGGTCTACAAGCTGCACATTGATGTTCGCAAACGTGATGTCGCTAATAGAGCTCTGTCCAGCATTGCCAACAATCTCACCGAAGGCATTGCCCTTCCCTTTGATGCTCTCCAACGTAATGTTACGAACGATTGACTTCGGAGGAGCAGCGCCTTTCAAATCGAAGTACTGCTTCCACGGGGCGCAGTAGATAATCTTGCCGCCAGTCGCTTCCAGAGTGATGTCGCTCATGTGAACGTTCTCGTAGAGTTGCGGAGTGTCAGGACGTAGCTTCAGACGCAACACGTTGACCTTGCCCTTGATCACACAACCCGTTACGACAACATCGCGAACGACTGTTGCCTCGCTGCCCAACGTAACGATGCCACCGCCGCGATAGTACGTGCAGTTCTCAATGCGAATATGTTCCACTGCGGGGCTATCCTTATCCTCCATCGCAGCGGGCCCTTTCGAACCCTTGAGGCAAACGCAATCATCATCGACGCGGTAGCTGCATCCACGAATGGTGACGTGTTGGCAGCTATCGATGTCCGTACCATCCGTTGACGGGCAGCGCTGACCATCTGGAACCTCAAAGCTCATGTTCTCCACCAGCACCTGCTGACAACGATACAGATGCAGATTCCAGAAACCAGAGTCTTTGAAGGTCAGGCCGCGAAGCTGTACATCTCTTGAATTCTCAATAAACGCAAGTCGCGGTCGAGGCACATCGAGATTCTTCGTCTTGCTGTCCTTCGCTCGAGCATCCCAGAACGCCTTCCAGAACGGCGCTCCACTACCGTCCAACGTCCCTGAGCCGGTAACACGCAAGCCATCGCATCCGTCTGCATTAAGTAGCGCGGGCAACCACTCTTCGAAGTGCCCCTCTACTCGCGTCATGCGCTTCGGATAGTCGCTCGTATTCGTTGATCCCTTGAGAACAGCACCCGGCTCAAGATAAAGATGAACCTTTGGCTTCAAGAAAATCGCACCGCTTAGGAACACACCTTGCGGAATGACAAGAGTGCCACCACCAGAATGTGCAAGCTCATCAATCGCAGCTTGAATCTTCGCAGTGTTCAGCGTTGAACCATCACCAACCGCTCCCTTCGCCGCAATAGAAACACGCCGGTACTGCTCGGCA carries:
- a CDS encoding glycosyl hydrolase family 28 protein, with amino-acid sequence MIQAQRSNRRKFLKLAGVGAAGAMLAPVHSLLAEQYRRVSIAAKGAVGDGSTLNTAKIQAAIDELAHSGGGTLVIPQGVFLSGAIFLKPKVHLYLEPGAVLKGSTNTSDYPKRMTRVEGHFEEWLPALLNADGCDGLRVTGSGTLDGSGAPFWKAFWDARAKDSKTKNLDVPRPRLAFIENSRDVQLRGLTFKDSGFWNLHLYRCQQVLVENMSFEVPDGQRCPSTDGTDIDSCQHVTIRGCSYRVDDDCVCLKGSKGPAAMEDKDSPAVEHIRIENCTYYRGGGIVTLGSEATVVRDVVVTGCVIKGKVNVLRLKLRPDTPQLYENVHMSDITLEATGGKIIYCAPWKQYFDLKGAAPPKSIVRNITLESIKGKGNAFGEIVGNAGQSSISDITFANINVQLVDPKLTIQSETHVVLKNVVVNGKPYNLLNQS